One Coccinella septempunctata chromosome X, icCocSept1.1, whole genome shotgun sequence genomic window carries:
- the LOC123321879 gene encoding uncharacterized protein LOC123321879 — MNSVRQAFFQKGSPEVAVKYTYDRSPEYDLCFELNYNKGGRKRQEKAFSEPERIYKQLLSISELKRRDLDKLCKNNVIPARFHDEFFKLKSKSSVQDELAKSDAEDDKEDESSES; from the exons ATGAATAGTGTAAGACaagctttttttcaaaaaggaTCACCGGAAGTCGCAGTCAAATATACCTATGACAGAAGTCCTGAATACGATTTGTGTTTTGAGTTGAACTACAATAAGGGTG GTCGAAAACGACAAGAAAAGGCCTTTTCTGAACCTGAAAGAATTTATAAGCAACTGCTTTCAATATCCGAATTAAAAAGAAGGGATTTGGATAAACTTTGCAAAAACAATGTCATACCTGCCAGGTTTCACGATGAATTTTTTAAACTGAAATCAAAGTCTTCTGTTCAAGATGAGTTAGCAAAGAGTGATGCAGAGGATGACAAGGAGGATGAAAGCTCCGAAtcttaa
- the LOC123321741 gene encoding uncharacterized protein LOC123321741, whose amino-acid sequence MLHKCVINHKKDSTFFTEPLKSTQKNLKISFKTQNTLQQLLVYNKDPIPILEKAGVYKLKCGEPSCNIVYIGRSGRNIATRIKEHLMSQRIMSNNKSIFGKHLKDTNHEFDPNTDVELLHPVDYGFKQETWEELEIYKHSQSRYEEPVKIMSTNTVPPLFKILKNC is encoded by the coding sequence ATGCTCCACAAGTGTGTAATAAACCATAAAAAGGATTCAACGTTTTTCACTGAACCTCTAAAATCAACACAGAAGAACCTAAAAATCTCATTTAAAACACAAAACACCCTGCAACAATTACTGGTATACAATAAAGACCCTATACCCATTCTAGAGAAAGCTGGGGTTTACAAACTCAAATGCGGTGAACCTAGCTGCAACATTGTCTATATAGGTAGGAGCGGAAGAAACATAGCGACCAGAATAAAAGAACACCTCATGAGTCAAAGGATCATGtccaataataaatcaatattcgGTAAACACCTCAAAGACACCAACCATGAATTCGACCCCAACACAGATGTAGAACTTCTTCACCCGGTAGACTATGGTTTTAAACAAGAAACTTGGGAAGAACTAGAAATATACAAACATTCCCAAAGCAGATACGAAGAACCCGTAAAAATCATGTCTACGAACACTGTACCACCTCTTTtcaaaattctcaaaaattGTTAA